The proteins below are encoded in one region of Populus alba chromosome 2, ASM523922v2, whole genome shotgun sequence:
- the LOC118041984 gene encoding uncharacterized protein, giving the protein MATCHVRSISLPSRSHPLNVSVENQLERLRSSQTTSTSVYRKLSGLKVLYECVDDFLQLPLTQQALSNEQHKERAEELLNGSLLLLDVCGTTRDVFSSMKECLQLLESSIRRRKGGESGLATEVEAYMVSRKQINKIIRKCFRNLKSVEKKNTSAIDTLGMLRDVKEISLEIFQSLLSLVSQPKARSSSHGWSVVSKLFQSKRVSSEDEAKELEKIDAELLVLKSSKDINPVQAQNVLKGLEALESSIQEAEEELEGVYRKLVKARVSILNTLNH; this is encoded by the coding sequence ATGGCTACTTGTCATGTTCGCTCTATCAGCTTACCCTCCAGATCTCATCCTCTAAATGTTAGTGTCGAAAATCAATTGGAAAGGTTGAGATCATCACAAACAACTTCCACTTCAGTTTACCGCAAATTGAGTGGCCTCAAAGTCTTGTATGAGTGTGTCGATGATTTTCTTCAGTTGCCACTAACCCAACAAGCCCTCTCCAACGAACAACACAAAGAAAGGGCAGAAGAGCTGTTGAATGGATCACTGCTCTTGTTGGATGTATGCGGCACAACCAGAGATGTTTTTTCGTCAATGAAGGAATGCTTGCAGCTACTTGAATCATCCatcagaagaagaaaaggtgggGAATCTGGTTTGGCAACTGAAGTTGAAGCTTATATGGTTTCTaggaaacaaattaataaaataatccgCAAATGCTTCAGAAACTTGAAGAGcgtggaaaagaaaaacacttcagCAATCGATACACTCGGCATGCTAAGAGACGTTAAAGAAATAAGCCTTGAAATTTTCCAATCTCTCTTGTCCTTGGTTTCTCAGCCAAAGGCAAGATCAAGCTCCCATGGCTGGTCTGTCgtttcaaaattatttcaatccaAACGTGTATCAAGCGAAGACGAAGCCAAGGAATTGGAAAAGATAGATGCTGAATTGCTTGTCCTGAAGTCAAGCAAAGACATCAACCCTGTACAAGCGCAAAATGTATTGAAAGGACTCGAGGCATTAGAGTCCAGCATTCAGGAAGCAGAGGAGGAGTTGGAGGGCGTTTACAGAAAGTTGGTGAAAGCCAGAGTCTCCATTCTCAATACTCTCAACCACTAG